The Vicia villosa cultivar HV-30 ecotype Madison, WI linkage group LG1, Vvil1.0, whole genome shotgun sequence genome includes a region encoding these proteins:
- the LOC131604202 gene encoding mitochondrial arginine transporter BAC2-like, with amino-acid sequence MKNNVGREFVAGGFGGTTGIIASYPLDTLRVMQQQSGKASAVGILRNLLAKEGPSALYRGMAVPLASVGFQNAMIFQSYSIFTRICSPSISSNGPPSLVNVVLGGLGAGAIQSMLMSPVELVKIRMQLQKNVDNFSENKKNTPLILAKNIWKNEGLCGIYRGFGITVLRDAPALAFYFGAYEYTREKLNPGCRDSCQESVHTMFIAGGVAGIASWIFNYPTDVIKTRLQAQTSSSLKYKGILDCALKIIKEEGLIVLWRGLGATLVRAFIMNSAIFPTYQVTLRCLTNN; translated from the exons ATGAAGAACAATGTGGGGAGAGAGTTTGTAGCAGGTGGATTTGGAGGCACGACAGGTATCATAGCGAGTTATCCGTTGGATACTCTTCGTGTCATGCAACAACAGTCCGGGAAGGCTTCTGCTGTTGGCATCCTTAGAAACTTGTTGGCTAAGGAAGGACCTTCTGCTCTTTATCGTGGCATGGCAGTTCCTTTGGCTTCTGTTGGTTTTCAG AATgctatgatttttcaaagttattCTATTTTTACGAGGATTTGTAGTCCTTCAATTTCATCCAATGGACCTCCTTCCCTTGTGAATGTTGTTTTGGGAGGACTCGGTGCAGGTGCTATCCAAAGTATGTTGATGTCTCCCGTTGAGTTAGTTAAAATTCGTATGCAGCTTCAAAAAAATGTTGACAATTTTTCAGAAAACAAAAAGAACACTCCTTTAATATTAGCTAAGAacatttggaaaaatgaaggcctTTGTGGCATTTATCGAGGATTTGGCATCACAGTTCTTAGAGATGCACCTGCCCTTGCCTTCTACTTTGGAGCATATGAGTACACGAGGGAGAAACTCAACCCTGGTTGTAGAGACAGTTGTCAAGAAAGTGTGCATACTATGTTCATAGCAGGAGGGGTAGCAGGGATAGCAAGTTGGATTTTTAACTATCCTACAGATGTTATAAAGACTAGATTGCAAGCTCAAACATCATCTTcattgaaatacaaaggtatcttgGATTGCGCCTTAAAGATAATCAAAGAAGAAGGTTTGATTGTGTTATGGCGGGGTTTAGGAGCAACACTTGTTCGAGCATTTATTATGAATAGTGCTATATTTCCAACTTATCAAGTCACTTTAAGGTGTTTGACcaacaattaa